Proteins encoded within one genomic window of Triticum aestivum cultivar Chinese Spring chromosome 2D, IWGSC CS RefSeq v2.1, whole genome shotgun sequence:
- the LOC123053341 gene encoding protein PSK SIMULATOR 1 isoform X2, translating to MDCNGCYMLKSRRSIGVADVEFDDPAGGITELPDSIDLAHKQKVSGVWEAKVRDNMESTSRSFILSPKDDGFFISGSSKLHESTSEEASVSGKMATSQPAKDTSGNNGTSKVSRTGSGLGAAGMAGYGRAVEILDTLGCLMTTLSPDGGFISRTTKGTQISILAFEVANTILKGASVMQSLSEDSVTYFKQVVLPSEGVQNLISSDMGELMRIVANDRREELKVFSQEIVRFGNRCKNPQWHNLDRYFVKLESESVPQKQLKETATVEMQKLMALVQRTTDLYHELHALDRFEQDYRCQLKGSESSNQIEKGDNIQVVKLELKTQRSYVKNLKKRSLWSKTLEQVVEKLVDIVQYLHVEINVSYGTYDGGELSSAVNCQRLGPAGLALHYANTIIQIYSIVSRSGYVPANSRDALYQGLPPRVRLALPNKLRTSSMPRELTIDQIRAMMERTLKWLVPMAINTTCARGFLRFSEWAKSGTERVGRGPGRPDVIETLYHAEKAKTEAYILELVVRLHHLVSQSNRPANVKKAQSM from the exons ATGGACTGCAACGGCTGCTACA TGTTGAAATCAAGAAGGAGTATTGGCGTTGCCGATGTCGAGTTCGATGATCCAGCGGGCGGTATCACCGAGTTACCCGACTCGATAGACCTTGCACACAAACAGAAGGTCAGCGGTGTTTGGGAAGCTAAAGTGAGGGATAATATGGAGTCGACGAGCCGATCCTTTATCTTGTCCCCTAAGGATGATGGCTTCTTTATTTCCGGGAGTAGTAAGCTGCACGAATCAACATCAGAAGAGGCATCTGTGTCTGGGAAAATGGCGACATCTCAGCCGGCGAAAGACACATCTGGAAACAATGGAACAAGCAAG GTTTCTAGAACAGGTTCAGGGCTTGGCGCAGCCGGCATGGCCGGGTATGGGAGAGCAGTGGAAATTCTAGACACACTAGGCTGCCTGATGACAACCTTAAGCCCGGATGGTGGTTTTATTTCTAGGACGACCAAAGGGACTCAGATATCAATTCTAGCTTTTGAGGTTGCTAACACAATACTGAAAGGCGCGAGTGTTATGCAATCTCTCTCGGAAGACTCTGTCACATACTTCAAACAGGTGGTGCTTCCTTCTGAAGGCGTGCAGAATTTGATTTCCAGTGACATGGGCGAGTTGATGCGGATTGTAGCTAATGACAGAAG GGAAGAGCTGAAAGTATTTTCACAAGAGATAGTCAGGTTTGGCAACCGTTGTAAAAATCCTCAATGGCATAATCTGGACCGCTATTTTGTAAA ACTAGAATCAGAAAGTGTACCCCAGAAGCAGCTGAAAGAAACAGCCACAGTGGAGATGCAAAAGCTGATGGCTCTTGTTCAACGTACAACT GATTTATATCATGAGCTACATGCCTTAGATAGATTTGAGCAAGATTACCGCTGTCAACTAAAGGGAAGTGAAAGTTCAAATCAGATTGAAAAAG GAGATAATATTCAAGTTGTGAAACTCGAGTTGAAGACTCAAAGAAGTTACGTGAAGAACTTGAAGAAAAGATCTCTGTGGTCAAAGACATTGGAACAA GTTGTTGAGAAGCTTGTTGACATTGTGCAGTATTTACATGTTGAGATCAATGTCTCGTATGGAACTTATG ATGGAGGTGAACTGAGTTCTGCTGTGAACTGTCAGAGACTAGGACCTGCTGGACTTGCATTGCACTATGCAAACACTATCATACAGATCTACAGCATT GTTTCTCGGTCAGGGTATGTACCCGCAAATTCAAGAGATGCCCTTTACCAAGGATTGCCACCAAGGGTCAGGTTGGCTCTACCAAATAAATTAAGAACTTCCTCAATGCCTCGGGAG CTCACTATTGATCAGATAAGGGCAATGATGGAGAGAACTCTGAAATGGCTTGTTCCGATGGCCATCAATACCACCTG TGCCCGAGGCTTCTTGCGGTTTAGTGAATGGGCAAAATCAGG CACCGAGCGGGTTGGAAGAGGACCGGGTCGACCGGACGTGAtcgagacgctctaccacgctgagAAGGCAAAGACAGAGGCTTACATACTCGAGTTGGTCGTGCGGCTTCACCACCTTGTTAGCCAGAGCAACCGGCCGGCAAATGTTAAAAAAGCCCAGTCCATGTAA
- the LOC123053341 gene encoding protein PSK SIMULATOR 1 isoform X1 has protein sequence MDCNGCYMLKSRRSIGVADVEFDDPAGGITELPDSIDLAHKQKVSGVWEAKVRDNMESTSRSFILSPKDDGFFISGSSKLHESTSEEASVSGKMATSQPAKDTSGNNGTSKVSRTGSGLGAAGMAGYGRAVEILDTLGCLMTTLSPDGGFISRTTKGTQISILAFEVANTILKGASVMQSLSEDSVTYFKQVVLPSEGVQNLISSDMGELMRIVANDRREELKVFSQEIVRFGNRCKNPQWHNLDRYFVKLESESVPQKQLKETATVEMQKLMALVQRTTDLYHELHALDRFEQDYRCQLKGSESSNQIEKDSFAGDNIQVVKLELKTQRSYVKNLKKRSLWSKTLEQVVEKLVDIVQYLHVEINVSYGTYDGGELSSAVNCQRLGPAGLALHYANTIIQIYSIVSRSGYVPANSRDALYQGLPPRVRLALPNKLRTSSMPRELTIDQIRAMMERTLKWLVPMAINTTCARGFLRFSEWAKSGTERVGRGPGRPDVIETLYHAEKAKTEAYILELVVRLHHLVSQSNRPANVKKAQSM, from the exons ATGGACTGCAACGGCTGCTACA TGTTGAAATCAAGAAGGAGTATTGGCGTTGCCGATGTCGAGTTCGATGATCCAGCGGGCGGTATCACCGAGTTACCCGACTCGATAGACCTTGCACACAAACAGAAGGTCAGCGGTGTTTGGGAAGCTAAAGTGAGGGATAATATGGAGTCGACGAGCCGATCCTTTATCTTGTCCCCTAAGGATGATGGCTTCTTTATTTCCGGGAGTAGTAAGCTGCACGAATCAACATCAGAAGAGGCATCTGTGTCTGGGAAAATGGCGACATCTCAGCCGGCGAAAGACACATCTGGAAACAATGGAACAAGCAAG GTTTCTAGAACAGGTTCAGGGCTTGGCGCAGCCGGCATGGCCGGGTATGGGAGAGCAGTGGAAATTCTAGACACACTAGGCTGCCTGATGACAACCTTAAGCCCGGATGGTGGTTTTATTTCTAGGACGACCAAAGGGACTCAGATATCAATTCTAGCTTTTGAGGTTGCTAACACAATACTGAAAGGCGCGAGTGTTATGCAATCTCTCTCGGAAGACTCTGTCACATACTTCAAACAGGTGGTGCTTCCTTCTGAAGGCGTGCAGAATTTGATTTCCAGTGACATGGGCGAGTTGATGCGGATTGTAGCTAATGACAGAAG GGAAGAGCTGAAAGTATTTTCACAAGAGATAGTCAGGTTTGGCAACCGTTGTAAAAATCCTCAATGGCATAATCTGGACCGCTATTTTGTAAA ACTAGAATCAGAAAGTGTACCCCAGAAGCAGCTGAAAGAAACAGCCACAGTGGAGATGCAAAAGCTGATGGCTCTTGTTCAACGTACAACT GATTTATATCATGAGCTACATGCCTTAGATAGATTTGAGCAAGATTACCGCTGTCAACTAAAGGGAAGTGAAAGTTCAAATCAGATTGAAAAAG ATAGCTTTGCAGGAGATAATATTCAAGTTGTGAAACTCGAGTTGAAGACTCAAAGAAGTTACGTGAAGAACTTGAAGAAAAGATCTCTGTGGTCAAAGACATTGGAACAA GTTGTTGAGAAGCTTGTTGACATTGTGCAGTATTTACATGTTGAGATCAATGTCTCGTATGGAACTTATG ATGGAGGTGAACTGAGTTCTGCTGTGAACTGTCAGAGACTAGGACCTGCTGGACTTGCATTGCACTATGCAAACACTATCATACAGATCTACAGCATT GTTTCTCGGTCAGGGTATGTACCCGCAAATTCAAGAGATGCCCTTTACCAAGGATTGCCACCAAGGGTCAGGTTGGCTCTACCAAATAAATTAAGAACTTCCTCAATGCCTCGGGAG CTCACTATTGATCAGATAAGGGCAATGATGGAGAGAACTCTGAAATGGCTTGTTCCGATGGCCATCAATACCACCTG TGCCCGAGGCTTCTTGCGGTTTAGTGAATGGGCAAAATCAGG CACCGAGCGGGTTGGAAGAGGACCGGGTCGACCGGACGTGAtcgagacgctctaccacgctgagAAGGCAAAGACAGAGGCTTACATACTCGAGTTGGTCGTGCGGCTTCACCACCTTGTTAGCCAGAGCAACCGGCCGGCAAATGTTAAAAAAGCCCAGTCCATGTAA